One Methanobrevibacter arboriphilus JCM 13429 = DSM 1125 DNA segment encodes these proteins:
- a CDS encoding polysaccharide pyruvyl transferase family protein has product MNKVLIRAGISPFDSFSPEKMIARNSIGNNVGNLIYQYGVFRTLTSENLEVIPDYYGVENGKIKLNDAEKINDNYIAYVCPFADAFRPNFIKNLKLYTKLIEKLEIPFIVAGIGVKTSIKKLDNKNFSFDNEVCDFINAVNGTGTIVGVRGEITADYLTNLGFEENTDFMITGCPSMFTFGKHMKINTKGITYKSTVSINSSLKSSRSIIKFISKSSEEFYKYYFLPQWLSEFHLSYLGSPELKKKNKFYPTSLKSRMYKNNNVYFPINAKGWINFLKKVDFSFGTRLHGNIAATLAGTPSITIVKDGRMKEVADYHNLARINSKEIKKFDSILELINSVDFNSPEKEHEKRFKNYLKFWEKNGITTIYKNNFSLKNAPLDEKIRNTSKLEPIISISNLNKNQVNKRLKNYQHEYKKWNKERKRVIYHEKLNYIKSQPTLYSKLNETYNILKKYINKKYLKK; this is encoded by the coding sequence ATGAACAAAGTGCTAATTCGTGCAGGAATTTCACCTTTTGACAGTTTCAGTCCAGAAAAAATGATTGCTAGAAATTCAATTGGGAATAATGTGGGCAATTTAATATATCAGTATGGAGTATTCCGTACATTAACATCCGAAAATCTTGAGGTAATTCCTGATTATTATGGTGTTGAAAATGGAAAAATTAAATTAAATGATGCTGAAAAAATTAATGATAACTATATTGCATATGTTTGTCCTTTTGCTGATGCTTTTCGGCCTAATTTTATTAAAAATTTGAAATTATATACAAAATTAATAGAAAAATTAGAAATACCATTTATTGTTGCAGGAATTGGTGTGAAAACTAGTATTAAAAAATTAGATAATAAAAATTTTTCATTTGATAACGAAGTATGTGATTTTATTAATGCAGTTAATGGAACTGGAACTATAGTTGGAGTTCGAGGCGAAATAACCGCAGATTATCTAACAAACCTTGGGTTTGAAGAAAATACTGATTTTATGATAACTGGGTGCCCTTCAATGTTTACATTTGGTAAACACATGAAAATAAATACAAAAGGAATTACCTATAAGTCTACAGTATCTATAAATTCTTCACTTAAATCCTCAAGATCTATAATTAAATTCATTTCAAAAAGTTCAGAAGAATTTTATAAATATTATTTTTTACCTCAATGGCTTTCAGAATTTCATTTATCATATTTAGGTAGTCCCGAATTAAAGAAAAAAAATAAATTTTATCCAACAAGTTTAAAATCAAGAATGTATAAAAATAACAACGTTTATTTTCCAATCAATGCTAAAGGATGGATAAATTTCCTAAAAAAAGTTGATTTTAGCTTTGGAACTAGGCTACACGGAAATATAGCAGCTACGCTTGCAGGCACCCCAAGTATTACTATTGTAAAAGACGGCCGCATGAAAGAAGTTGCAGATTATCATAATTTAGCTAGAATCAATTCAAAAGAAATTAAAAAATTTGATTCTATACTTGAATTAATAAATAGTGTTGACTTTAATTCTCCAGAAAAAGAGCATGAAAAACGTTTTAAAAATTATCTAAAGTTTTGGGAAAAAAATGGCATTACAACAATATATAAAAATAATTTTTCACTCAAAAATGCCCCTTTAGATGAAAAAATCAGAAATACCTCAAAATTAGAGCCTATAATTTCTATATCTAATTTAAATAAAAATCAAGTTAACAAACGTTTGAAAAATTATCAACACGAATACAAAAAATGGAATAAAGAAAGAAAAAGAGTTATCTATCATGAAAAATTGAATTATATTAAATCACAACCTACATTATATTCCAAATTAAATGAAACATATAATATATTAAAAAAATATATTAATAAAAAATATTTAAAAAAATAG
- the rfbD gene encoding dTDP-4-dehydrorhamnose reductase gives MKILITGYKGMLGSDLVETLKNENKHELILTDIDDLDIANFNQVDEFLKKEEPELIINVAAYTDVDGCETNRDLAFNVNSIGPKNLAIVSNEINAKLLHISTDYVFSGDSLKPYHEDDKTGPNSYYGETKLQAELFIKENTDNYFIIRTAWLYGFNGKNFVKTMLQLAKTNDKISVVNDQHGSPTFTKDLAIAISELIKTDKYGIYHVTNSDNCTWYEFAKQIFELANININVVPVTTEEYPTPAKRPEYSVLSNEKWENAGFKSLRSYKDALKNYMELELGVNYRN, from the coding sequence ATGAAAATATTAATAACTGGTTATAAGGGAATGTTAGGTTCAGATTTAGTAGAAACCTTAAAAAATGAAAATAAACACGAATTGATACTTACAGACATTGATGATTTAGATATAGCTAACTTTAATCAAGTAGATGAATTTTTAAAAAAAGAAGAACCAGAACTAATAATCAATGTAGCTGCATATACTGATGTTGATGGCTGTGAAACTAATCGAGATTTAGCTTTCAATGTTAATTCAATTGGCCCTAAGAATTTAGCTATAGTATCAAATGAAATTAATGCTAAATTGTTACATATTAGTACTGATTATGTTTTTTCTGGTGATAGTTTGAAACCTTATCATGAAGATGATAAAACTGGCCCTAATAGTTATTATGGCGAAACTAAACTCCAAGCAGAGTTATTTATTAAAGAAAACACAGATAATTATTTTATAATTAGAACTGCATGGTTATATGGTTTTAATGGAAAGAATTTTGTTAAAACCATGCTTCAATTAGCAAAAACAAATGATAAAATCAGTGTTGTTAATGATCAGCATGGTTCTCCTACTTTTACAAAAGATTTAGCTATAGCTATATCTGAACTTATTAAAACTGATAAATATGGAATTTATCATGTTACAAATAGTGATAACTGTACTTGGTATGAATTTGCAAAGCAGATATTTGAATTAGCAAATATAAATATTAATGTAGTCCCTGTAACTACTGAAGAATATCCTACACCTGCTAAAAGACCTGAGTATTCAGTTCTTTCAAATGAAAAATGGGAAAATGCTGGCTTTAAATCATTAAGATCTTATAAGGATGCTCTTAAAAATTATATGGAGCTTGAATTAGGAGTTAACTATAGGAATTAA
- the rfbA gene encoding glucose-1-phosphate thymidylyltransferase RfbA has translation MKGIVLAGGSGTRLYPITKAVSKQLLPLYDKPMIYYPISVLMLAGIKEILIISTPHDLPQYEKLLGDGIDFGVSFSYAVQDNPNGLAEAFIVGEDFIGNDNVALVLGDNVFYGHRLTEILEHASKLDEGAIVFGYYTNNPEDFGVVEFDDEGNVLSIEEKPKNPKSNYIIPGLYFYDNNVIEIAKNVKPSNRGELEITSINEEYLKQNKLKVELLGRGMAWLDTGTHIGLLEAANFIETVQKRQGLYIACLEEIAYYKGYIDKEKLVEIAKSLEKTDYGKYLLKLSLNR, from the coding sequence ATGAAAGGAATTGTTTTAGCGGGAGGATCTGGAACTCGTTTATATCCAATTACAAAGGCAGTTTCCAAACAATTACTCCCATTATATGATAAACCAATGATTTATTATCCAATATCAGTTTTAATGCTTGCAGGAATTAAAGAAATACTTATCATTTCAACCCCTCATGACCTTCCTCAATATGAAAAATTACTTGGTGATGGAATTGATTTTGGAGTATCTTTTAGTTATGCAGTTCAAGATAATCCAAATGGATTAGCTGAAGCTTTTATTGTAGGTGAAGATTTCATTGGTAATGATAATGTAGCTCTTGTTTTAGGAGATAATGTTTTTTATGGACATAGATTAACTGAAATATTAGAGCATGCTTCTAAACTTGACGAAGGGGCTATAGTATTTGGATATTATACTAATAATCCAGAAGATTTTGGAGTTGTAGAATTTGATGATGAAGGAAATGTTTTATCAATTGAAGAAAAACCAAAAAATCCGAAATCAAATTATATTATTCCTGGTCTTTATTTTTATGATAATAATGTTATTGAAATAGCTAAAAATGTTAAACCATCTAATAGGGGTGAATTAGAAATAACTTCTATTAATGAGGAATATTTAAAACAGAATAAGCTTAAAGTTGAACTTTTAGGTAGGGGAATGGCATGGCTGGATACTGGTACTCATATTGGACTTTTAGAAGCAGCTAACTTTATAGAAACGGTTCAAAAAAGGCAAGGGTTATATATTGCTTGTTTAGAGGAGATTGCTTATTATAAAGGATACATTGATAAAGAAAAACTTGTTGAAATAGCTAAATCTTTGGAAAAAACTGATTATGGTAAATATTTATTGAAATTATCTTTAAATAGATGA